A genomic stretch from Pristiophorus japonicus isolate sPriJap1 chromosome 6, sPriJap1.hap1, whole genome shotgun sequence includes:
- the LOC139266255 gene encoding uncharacterized protein yields MGGNRQRISEEQRIGGESARSGRSAENHRRIGGEWTIGGEWTIGGERTIGEEWTIGEEWTIGGERTIGEEWTIGGEWTIGEEWTIGGERGMDNRQGAGSGRSAGSGEWTIGRERGVDDRRGAGSGRSAGSGEWTIGRERGVDDRRGADDRRGVDDRRGVDDRRGVDYRRGAGSGQSVGSGEWTIGGEWTIGGERGVDDRRGAGSGRLAGSGEWTIGGERGVDDRRGVDYRRGAGSGQSAGSGEWTIGGERTIGGEWTIGGEQGVDDRQGVDDRRGAGSGRSAGSGRSAGSGRSAGSGRSAGSGRSAGSGEWTIGGEQGVDDRQGADDRRGVDDRRGVDDRRGAGSGRSAGSGRSAGSGERTIGGERTIGGEWTIGGEWTIGGEQGVDDRQGVDDRRGAGSGRSAGSGRSAGSGRSAGSGEWTISGERTIGGEWTIGGEWTIGREWTIGGEWTIGRERGVDDQRGADDRRGMDDRRGVDDRRGAGSGRSAGSGEWTIGGEWTIGGEWTIGGEWTIGGEWTIGGEWTIGGERGVDDRQGAGSGQSAGSGE; encoded by the coding sequence ATGGGCGGGAATCGGCAGAGAATCAgcgaggagcagaggatcggcggagaatcggcgaggagcggacgaTCGGCGGAAAATCATAGGAGAATCGGCGGGGAGTGGACGATCGGCGGGGAGTGGACGATCGGCGGGGAGCGGACGATCGGCGAGGAGTGGACGATCGGCGAGGAGTGGACGATCGGCGGGGAACGGACGATCGGCGAGGAGTGGACGATCGGCGGGGAGTGGACGATCGGCGAGGAGTGGACGATCGGCGGGGAGCGGGGAATGGACAATCGGCAGGGAGCGGGGAGTGGACGATCGGCAGGGAGCGGGGAGTGGACAATCGGCAGGGAGCGGGGAGTGGACGATcggcggggagcggggagtggacgatcggcggggagcggggagtggaCAATCGGCAGGGAGCGGGGAGTGGACGATCGGCGGGGAGCGGACGATCGGCGGGGAGTGGACGATCGGCGGGGAGTGGACGATCGGCGGGGAGTGGACTATCGGCGAGGAGCGGGGAGTGGACAATCGGTAGGGAGCGGGGAGTGGACGATCGGCGGGGAGTGGACTATcggcggggagcggggagtggacgatcggcggggagcggggagtggacgattggcggggagcggggagtggacgatcggcggggagcggggagtggaCGATCGGCGGGGAGTGGACTATcggcggggagcggggagtggaCAATCGGCAGGGAGCGGGGAGTGGACGATCGGCGGGGAGCGGACGATCGGCGGGGAGTGGACGATCGGCGGGGAGCAGGGAGTGGACGATCGGCAGGGAGTGGACGATCGGCGGGGAGCAGGGAGTGGACGATCGGCGGGGAGCGGACGATCGGCGGGGAGCGGACGATCGGCGGGGAGCGGACGATCGGCGGGGAGTGGACGATcggcggggagcggggagtggaCGATCGGCGGGGAGCAGGGAGTGGACGATCGGCAGGGAGCGGATGATCGGCGGGGAGTGGACGATCGGCGGGGAGTGGACGATCGGCGGGGAGCAGGGAGTGGACGATCGGCAGGGAGTGGACGatcggcggggagcggggagcggacgATCGGCGGGGAGCGGACGATCGGCGGGGAGTGGACGATCGGCGGGGAGTGGACGATCGGCGGGGAGCAGGGAGTGGACGATCGGCAGGGAGTGGACGATcggcggggagcggggagtggaCGATCGGCGGGGAGCGGACGATCGGCGGGGAGTGGACGATCGGCAGGGAGCGGGGAGTGGACGATCAGCGGGGAGCGGACGATCGGCGGGGAATGGACGATCGGCGGGGAGTGGACGATCGGCAGGGAGTGGACGATCGGCGGGGAGTGGACGATCGGCAGGGAGCGGGGAGTGGACGATCAGCGGGGAGCGGACGATCGGCGGGGAATGGACGATCGGCGGGGAGTGGACGATcggcggggagcggggagtggacgatcggcggggagcggggagtggaCGATCGGCGGGGAGTGGACGATCGGCGGGGAGTGGACGATCGGCGGGGAATGGACGATCGGCGGGGAATGGACGATCGGCGGGGAGTGGACGATcggcggggagcggggagtggaCGATCGGCAGGGAGCGGGGAGTGGACAATCGGCGGGGAGTGGGGAGTGA